A single Prevotella sp. E15-22 DNA region contains:
- a CDS encoding WbuC family cupin fold metalloprotein: protein MKLIDKQLLDDVSRQAQKSDRLRMNYNFHQSLEDKCHRFLNAVEPGTKVEIHRHPTKDESFVLLRGRVRVNTYNDDGSVIESVILCPEEGLYGVDIPKNVWHNVESLESGSVFFECKEGPFVPHEEEGVLRLQR from the coding sequence ATGAAACTCATAGACAAACAATTGTTAGATGACGTAAGTAGGCAGGCACAAAAGTCTGACAGGCTGAGGATGAACTATAACTTCCATCAGAGTCTTGAGGATAAGTGCCATCGCTTTTTAAACGCAGTGGAGCCTGGAACTAAGGTTGAGATACATCGCCATCCAACGAAAGACGAGTCGTTTGTATTGCTTCGTGGTAGAGTTAGAGTGAATACCTACAATGATGATGGTTCTGTGATAGAGAGTGTAATTCTTTGCCCAGAGGAAGGACTCTATGGGGTAGATATCCCCAAGAACGTCTGGCATAATGTGGAAAGCTTGGAGTCCGGGAGTGTATTCTTTGAATGCAAAGAAGGACCGTTCGTGCCGCATGAGGAAGAAGGCGTTTTGCGCCTTCAACGATAA
- a CDS encoding DUF262 domain-containing protein codes for MSYLNISVRQLIMDRVGRDTFLPAIQREYVWNPYQVEMLFDSLLNGYPINSFLFWKIREEHKNDWISYDFIRDYDAEKPHNTETNLNGVNKDIYLVLDGQQRITSLYIGLRGSYRFFYRKWRTCKLYLNLLKSPGAFNPQERSYDFYFKENANPWPNSTEPQLWYEVGRILSFEDAEDAKDDIKKELEGLTQEQRDCANRIIGKLHGRLNSANIINYYEETSNDYDKVLEIFVRTNTGGKKLEYSDILLSTATAKWRKLNAREEINNFTDEIEKIGNGYSFGKDFVMKAAMYLTEDLPIQYKVSSFTRENLEKIEEHWETTKDAVRDTVRLVSRFGFNDKNLVTKLALLPIAQYIRNKNWPSYISSSAEVDVKDQNNIQKWLLMAILKNLLGSSTDATLNQMREVVDEEGNAFPVKELSDKLKVDLTFTDMELDKLLSYNYGTRYSYLILSLIYPGRDWKDKTFNEDHIYPQASFRTKELRQRGLSDEVIEQYQAVYNSIANLELLEDSENKSKNATPFDEWIKSRDANFKARHLIPEMEDYGYDHFLEFLEARRELIKEAIKKAAFD; via the coding sequence ATGTCATACTTAAATATTTCTGTACGTCAATTGATTATGGATAGAGTGGGAAGAGATACTTTTCTGCCTGCTATCCAACGTGAATATGTATGGAACCCCTATCAGGTGGAGATGTTGTTTGACTCACTATTAAATGGTTATCCTATCAATTCATTCCTTTTCTGGAAAATCAGAGAGGAACATAAGAATGATTGGATTTCGTATGATTTCATTCGTGACTATGACGCAGAGAAACCGCATAATACGGAAACCAACCTGAATGGTGTAAACAAGGATATCTACTTAGTTCTCGATGGTCAGCAAAGAATCACTTCCCTGTATATCGGATTGAGAGGGTCGTATCGCTTCTTCTACAGAAAATGGAGAACGTGCAAACTGTATCTAAATCTTCTCAAATCTCCGGGTGCGTTCAATCCACAAGAAAGGTCGTATGACTTTTATTTCAAAGAAAATGCTAATCCTTGGCCTAACTCGACGGAACCACAACTTTGGTATGAGGTGGGAAGAATATTATCCTTTGAAGATGCGGAAGATGCGAAAGATGACATCAAGAAAGAATTGGAAGGGCTGACTCAAGAACAACGTGATTGTGCTAATAGAATTATCGGAAAGTTGCACGGAAGGTTGAATTCTGCGAATATCATCAACTATTATGAGGAGACATCTAATGATTATGACAAGGTGTTGGAGATCTTCGTTAGAACGAATACGGGTGGTAAGAAACTAGAATACAGTGATATCCTGCTATCTACAGCAACGGCCAAATGGAGAAAACTGAATGCTCGTGAAGAGATAAACAACTTTACCGACGAAATCGAAAAGATAGGCAATGGCTATTCCTTTGGCAAGGACTTCGTGATGAAAGCGGCCATGTATCTGACAGAGGATTTGCCTATACAATATAAGGTAAGCTCGTTTACAAGGGAGAATCTTGAAAAGATAGAAGAGCATTGGGAAACGACAAAGGATGCTGTTAGAGATACAGTAAGACTAGTGAGTCGTTTTGGTTTTAATGATAAGAACCTTGTTACTAAGTTGGCTCTTCTCCCCATTGCCCAATATATCAGGAACAAGAATTGGCCATCATATATTTCGTCGAGTGCTGAAGTAGACGTAAAAGACCAGAATAACATTCAGAAGTGGCTGCTGATGGCAATTCTTAAGAATTTGCTTGGCAGTTCGACTGATGCCACATTGAACCAGATGAGAGAAGTTGTAGACGAAGAAGGAAATGCGTTCCCGGTAAAGGAACTGTCTGATAAGCTAAAAGTAGATCTTACTTTTACAGATATGGAGTTGGATAAACTATTAAGCTATAATTATGGTACTCGCTATAGCTATTTGATACTCTCACTGATATATCCTGGAAGAGATTGGAAAGACAAGACATTCAATGAAGACCACATCTATCCACAGGCATCTTTCAGAACCAAGGAATTGCGCCAAAGAGGATTGAGCGATGAAGTCATAGAGCAGTATCAAGCGGTTTATAATTCAATAGCGAACTTGGAGTTGTTGGAGGACAGTGAGAACAAGTCTAAAAACGCAACTCCCTTTGACGAATGGATTAAATCGCGTGATGCTAACTTCAAGGCTCGTCATCTTATTCCAGAGATGGAAGACTATGGCTATGACCATTTCCTAGAATTTCTTGAGGCAAGGCGAGAACTCATAAAGGAAGCAATTAAAAAGGCTGCTTTTGATTAG
- a CDS encoding helicase associated domain-containing protein yields MTQDERWNTRYEEVKKFIETNKHNPSRYRIEEHDMLNWLKANRKALNAGRMKEERVEKFKELLAMTELYRRKNQYE; encoded by the coding sequence ATGACGCAGGATGAAAGGTGGAATACTAGGTATGAGGAAGTAAAAAAGTTTATTGAGACTAATAAACACAATCCTTCGCGTTATAGAATAGAGGAGCATGATATGCTCAACTGGCTAAAGGCAAATAGGAAAGCGCTTAATGCGGGGAGGATGAAGGAGGAGAGAGTGGAGAAGTTTAAAGAGCTTCTTGCCATGACGGAACTGTATAGGAGGAAGAATCAATATGAGTAA
- a CDS encoding HNH endonuclease: MDIGNIATAQLFTKLITGNPNTEKINYLQTASQELKDRLPMLDVIGERAYELRKFFNGIPTGQHFLILPERIEDRIQMYLYTKLLSEIDKVSLQTTDLEKIASYLYDHYEVRTFNGDERLNIGVFDRKKRVCRFCGRSMPDVKFTQKAHAISESLGNKGLVCREECDECNARFNQTIEQDITRLLQFFLILKGIKGKNGNPTLQGDGISIKNDPSSQATLGRSTLVLKVPTMPDTHDPQEIVQHFSGSFAGFSSVKYIPQNIYKCFCKYVLSVIDSKFLPYFKGTIDWINEAPTHHRLPPVWHYTVPNSTDSPYLIVMQRKHKHKNFPYCWAILSIAGDQYLFIIPFCSLDKYKFVGNSRVEFFHQWLKNAMPNINLQPMKLHGIAPTSLKINANFNISPDCVEGRDYYFIKPQKPSK; this comes from the coding sequence ATGGACATTGGCAATATAGCCACTGCCCAGTTATTTACTAAACTCATTACTGGCAATCCCAATACAGAAAAGATTAATTACCTGCAAACTGCCTCACAGGAATTGAAGGACAGGCTCCCTATGCTTGATGTAATCGGTGAGCGAGCATATGAGTTGAGAAAGTTCTTCAATGGCATTCCTACTGGTCAGCATTTTCTAATCTTACCAGAGCGAATTGAAGACCGTATTCAGATGTATCTTTATACGAAACTGCTATCAGAGATAGATAAGGTTTCTCTCCAAACTACCGATTTGGAAAAAATTGCCTCTTACTTATATGACCATTATGAGGTTCGCACCTTCAACGGCGACGAACGTCTCAACATTGGTGTATTTGATAGAAAAAAACGCGTTTGCCGTTTTTGTGGCCGTTCAATGCCTGATGTTAAATTCACGCAAAAAGCCCATGCTATCTCAGAATCCCTTGGTAACAAAGGCTTAGTCTGTCGAGAGGAATGTGACGAATGTAACGCGCGTTTCAATCAAACCATCGAACAAGACATTACCCGTTTGCTCCAATTCTTCCTTATCCTAAAAGGCATCAAGGGCAAGAACGGCAATCCAACACTCCAAGGCGATGGCATTTCCATAAAGAATGATCCATCCTCACAAGCAACACTTGGGAGGAGTACCTTGGTGCTGAAAGTTCCTACCATGCCTGATACACACGACCCTCAGGAGATTGTCCAACATTTTTCGGGATCTTTTGCAGGTTTCTCCAGCGTCAAATACATCCCTCAAAACATCTACAAATGTTTCTGCAAATACGTTCTTAGTGTGATCGACAGCAAATTCCTACCATATTTTAAGGGTACCATCGACTGGATTAATGAGGCGCCAACCCACCACCGTCTACCACCAGTATGGCATTATACGGTCCCTAACAGCACCGACTCCCCTTATTTGATAGTTATGCAGCGCAAGCATAAACATAAGAACTTTCCTTATTGCTGGGCCATACTGAGCATAGCAGGCGATCAGTATTTATTTATCATCCCATTCTGCTCTCTCGACAAATACAAATTTGTTGGAAATTCACGTGTAGAATTCTTCCATCAATGGCTTAAGAATGCCATGCCAAACATCAACTTACAACCGATGAAGTTACATGGTATTGCACCTACTAGTCTGAAGATAAATGCCAATTTCAATATCTCACCAGATTGTGTGGAAGGCCGCGACTATTATTTCATCAAACCTCAGAAACCATCAAAATAA
- a CDS encoding N-acetylmuramoyl-L-alanine amidase: MRHINLIICHCSATRVTRDFSPEALEACHKARGFTTTGYHYYITKDGHLHKCRPEDMIGAHARRYNAHSIGVCYEGGLDANGKPADTRTPAQKQTLITLLRALKADYPDAQILGHRDLPWVCKACPCFDARAEYNHLKPLTLEQ; the protein is encoded by the coding sequence ATGCGACACATTAACCTCATTATCTGTCACTGTTCAGCCACGCGCGTCACGCGCGACTTCTCCCCCGAAGCCCTCGAGGCCTGTCACAAGGCCCGGGGCTTCACCACCACCGGCTACCACTACTACATCACCAAGGACGGGCACCTGCATAAGTGCCGCCCTGAGGACATGATAGGAGCCCACGCCCGTCGTTACAACGCCCACAGTATCGGCGTTTGTTATGAGGGAGGCCTCGATGCCAATGGCAAGCCTGCCGACACCCGCACCCCTGCCCAGAAGCAGACCCTCATCACGCTTCTTCGCGCCCTGAAGGCCGACTACCCCGATGCCCAGATCCTTGGTCATCGTGACCTTCCCTGGGTTTGCAAGGCCTGTCCCTGCTTCGATGCCCGTGCTGAATACAATCATCTCAAGCCCCTCACGCTTGAGCAGTAA
- a CDS encoding smalltalk protein yields MKLSPSSWKQLLQIIATIITTIAGTLCVQSCSPNWF; encoded by the coding sequence ATGAAACTATCCCCTTCATCTTGGAAGCAGCTGCTCCAGATCATCGCCACCATCATCACCACCATCGCCGGCACCCTCTGCGTGCAGTCCTGCTCACCTAATTGGTTTTAG
- a CDS encoding DNA-binding protein — MSQKFIKTQNKNTASKAYCKYFAQAIYDNHFVATEELADFIQRQASVKKSDIKAVLQELGEAFKHFFEMGQKIKLDGIGIFKVGFSSIGVAKIEDCGAQTITTRRVLFQPETTRVVVGQQKKADGSVKQKYVNAITMLKDVVFEETHDNAMNVDSEPTNP; from the coding sequence ATGAGTCAGAAATTCATTAAAACACAAAACAAGAACACCGCCAGCAAAGCCTACTGCAAGTACTTTGCCCAAGCCATTTACGACAACCACTTCGTGGCCACCGAGGAGCTCGCCGACTTCATCCAGCGCCAGGCCTCCGTGAAGAAGAGCGACATCAAGGCCGTGCTCCAGGAGTTGGGCGAGGCCTTCAAGCACTTCTTCGAGATGGGTCAGAAGATCAAGCTCGACGGCATTGGCATCTTCAAGGTCGGCTTCTCGAGCATCGGTGTCGCCAAGATTGAGGACTGTGGTGCCCAGACCATCACCACCCGTCGCGTCCTGTTCCAGCCCGAGACCACCCGTGTTGTTGTCGGTCAGCAGAAGAAGGCCGACGGCTCTGTGAAGCAGAAGTACGTCAACGCCATCACCATGCTCAAGGACGTTGTCTTCGAGGAAACCCACGACAACGCCATGAACGTTGACAGTGAGCCCACGAATCCCTAA
- a CDS encoding VapE domain-containing protein, with the protein MKIEEIKLSIFKDLQSYESKTVGLESVLWWIKSDKSLEQKTELYRNIAKTITRDEANKKVKNSIMPAFSVAVVFNGLGKQTTHATRVTGLSICDIDHVEREKMEEIRSKIWADPHTVLAYRTVSGEGFRIIFCYSGVSSWDAQSSVPSEPSVFVNSPVVTAFSPPENGILYRAAYKKGNQYYADLCGVAYDGQCSNITRLSGMAHDPEAVLNLQAQPFLITDDEAAAANTAADTEPGKRRKDDPVGTHHAEAEAAWAVIEQMLAKRNITYGQGTHHHYVMHAAHLFNHFGVAKEDLLSWAAQNWCDYEQKQRESIIHWVYQNRQHEYGRWRLNKAGRPKEVSMITLPDIVTWLSENKVEVIYNQITDQTYYRCEMLNLRGQGNGLTPPTPEWQQMEDSVVCTLRKLMATDTAKRVLKSDVRDMIMSDYARCIHPVRDYVRDLPAWDKTDRVSELAAHVHVDPVQDNQEPADAQQLFQWALHKWLVATMADWLSDDICNETILTLIGPQGIYKTTFFRYLLPPSLRPYYLENSSNSFSQKDDQIALVENCLVEIEEIDMFKDRDNAELKSLSTKVTLKIRRPYDKFVMAKHRLASLCATGNQERFLTDDTGNRRWLCFRVNNIDNPRAWDLDYEQLYAQLRDEYYDGFSYWFNKHEEERMKQQNEYFRIVSDEEQLIRCRFRQPKPGEPFKRLNAATIAQMISYGRQPITSRRVSLVMKAIGFHSERNSKGCYYKLFEMDTNESQRVISDMLSASDQCNECSEELDLPF; encoded by the coding sequence ATGAAGATAGAAGAAATAAAACTCAGTATATTCAAAGACCTGCAGTCTTACGAAAGTAAGACAGTAGGTCTGGAAAGCGTGTTATGGTGGATAAAAAGCGATAAGAGCTTGGAGCAAAAAACCGAGCTCTATCGCAATATCGCAAAGACCATAACCCGCGACGAAGCCAATAAAAAAGTCAAGAACTCCATTATGCCGGCCTTCTCCGTGGCCGTAGTGTTCAACGGTCTGGGCAAGCAGACCACCCACGCCACGCGCGTCACAGGCCTGTCCATCTGCGACATCGACCATGTGGAGCGCGAGAAGATGGAAGAGATAAGAAGTAAGATCTGGGCAGACCCCCACACGGTCCTCGCCTATCGCACCGTGAGTGGCGAAGGCTTCCGCATCATCTTCTGCTATTCAGGCGTCTCATCCTGGGACGCCCAATCATCCGTTCCATCCGAGCCATCCGTGTTCGTAAACTCACCCGTGGTCACAGCGTTCTCGCCCCCCGAGAACGGCATACTCTATCGCGCAGCGTATAAGAAAGGCAACCAGTACTACGCCGATTTGTGCGGCGTGGCCTACGACGGCCAGTGCAGCAACATCACCCGCCTGAGCGGCATGGCCCACGACCCCGAGGCCGTGCTGAACCTCCAGGCGCAGCCCTTCCTCATCACCGACGACGAGGCAGCGGCAGCCAACACCGCAGCCGACACCGAGCCCGGCAAGCGCCGCAAGGACGACCCCGTGGGTACCCACCATGCCGAGGCCGAAGCCGCCTGGGCCGTCATCGAGCAGATGCTGGCCAAGCGCAACATCACCTACGGTCAGGGCACCCACCATCACTACGTGATGCATGCCGCCCATCTGTTCAACCACTTCGGCGTGGCGAAGGAAGACCTCCTGTCGTGGGCCGCCCAGAACTGGTGCGACTACGAGCAGAAGCAGCGCGAGAGCATCATCCACTGGGTGTATCAGAACCGCCAGCACGAATATGGCCGTTGGCGACTGAACAAGGCCGGGCGGCCCAAGGAAGTGTCGATGATCACCCTGCCCGACATCGTCACGTGGCTCAGCGAGAACAAGGTCGAAGTCATCTACAACCAGATCACCGACCAGACCTACTACCGCTGCGAGATGCTCAACCTGCGCGGCCAGGGCAATGGGCTGACGCCCCCCACCCCCGAGTGGCAGCAGATGGAAGACAGCGTGGTGTGCACCCTGCGCAAACTCATGGCCACCGACACCGCCAAGCGCGTGCTGAAGTCAGACGTGCGCGACATGATCATGAGCGACTATGCCCGCTGCATCCACCCCGTGCGCGACTATGTCCGTGATCTCCCCGCCTGGGACAAGACCGACCGCGTCAGCGAGTTGGCCGCCCATGTGCATGTAGACCCCGTGCAAGACAACCAAGAGCCCGCCGACGCCCAGCAGCTGTTCCAGTGGGCCCTCCACAAGTGGCTCGTGGCCACCATGGCCGACTGGCTGAGCGACGACATCTGCAACGAAACCATCCTCACCCTCATCGGTCCGCAAGGCATCTATAAGACCACCTTCTTCCGTTACCTCCTGCCGCCCTCGCTGCGCCCGTATTATTTGGAGAACTCCAGCAACTCCTTCTCGCAGAAAGACGACCAGATAGCCCTCGTCGAGAACTGTCTGGTGGAGATCGAAGAGATCGACATGTTCAAGGACCGCGACAACGCCGAGCTCAAGTCCTTATCGACCAAGGTCACCCTGAAGATCCGCCGCCCCTACGATAAGTTCGTTATGGCCAAGCACCGCCTGGCCTCGCTCTGCGCCACCGGCAACCAGGAGCGCTTCCTCACCGACGACACCGGCAACCGTCGCTGGCTCTGTTTCCGCGTGAACAACATCGACAACCCCCGCGCCTGGGACCTCGACTACGAGCAGCTCTATGCCCAGTTGCGCGACGAGTATTACGACGGCTTCAGCTACTGGTTCAACAAGCATGAAGAAGAGCGCATGAAGCAGCAGAACGAGTATTTCCGCATTGTGTCCGACGAAGAACAGCTCATCCGCTGTCGCTTCCGCCAGCCCAAGCCCGGCGAGCCCTTCAAGCGCCTCAACGCAGCCACCATCGCCCAGATGATCTCCTACGGTCGTCAGCCCATCACCTCGCGTCGCGTCTCCCTGGTCATGAAAGCCATCGGCTTCCACTCCGAGCGCAACAGCAAGGGCTGCTACTACAAGCTCTTCGAGATGGACACCAACGAGTCGCAGCGCGTCATCTCCGACATGCTCTCCGCCTCCGACCAGTGTAACGAATGTAGCGAAGAATTAGACCTTCCCTTCTAA
- the gmd gene encoding GDP-mannose 4,6-dehydratase, translated as MKTALITGITGQDGSYLAEFLLEKGYDVHGTIRRSSVDFRERIAHLEGTPHFHLHYADLGDSMSVLGVIGKVKPDEIYNLAAQSHVQVSFDSPEFTADVDAVGVLRILEAVRQLGLTETCRIYQASTSELYGKVEEVPQNENTPFHPYSPYAVAKQYGFWIVKEYREAYNMYCCSGILFNHESERRGETFVTRKITLAAARISQGVQDCLYLGNMDSLRDWGYAKDYVECMWLILQQDKPEDFVIATGVQHSVREFTTLAFKHAGIELKFEGEGINEKGICVAGPENLIGKTLVAVSEDFYRPTDVVNLWGDPTKAKAKLKWNPSKTSFEELVKIMVEHDIAKVAAEGAAAKVRTNLAEYLEKGIVK; from the coding sequence ATGAAAACAGCACTTATTACTGGTATTACTGGTCAGGATGGAAGTTACCTGGCCGAGTTTTTGTTGGAAAAAGGATATGACGTACATGGAACTATTCGTCGTAGTTCTGTGGACTTTCGTGAGCGTATAGCACATTTGGAGGGTACGCCTCATTTTCATCTGCACTATGCAGACTTGGGCGACTCGATGAGTGTGCTGGGTGTCATCGGTAAGGTGAAGCCCGATGAGATCTATAACCTGGCTGCACAGAGTCACGTGCAGGTGTCGTTCGATTCGCCTGAGTTTACGGCCGACGTGGATGCTGTGGGTGTATTGCGTATCCTGGAGGCTGTGCGTCAGCTGGGTTTGACGGAGACTTGCCGTATCTACCAGGCTTCTACATCTGAGTTGTATGGTAAAGTGGAGGAGGTGCCTCAGAACGAGAATACGCCTTTCCATCCTTATAGCCCCTATGCTGTGGCTAAGCAGTATGGCTTCTGGATTGTGAAAGAGTATCGTGAGGCTTACAATATGTATTGCTGCTCGGGTATCCTGTTTAACCACGAGTCTGAGCGTCGTGGTGAGACTTTCGTGACCCGTAAGATCACGCTGGCTGCTGCACGTATTTCGCAGGGCGTGCAGGATTGTCTGTATCTAGGTAATATGGATAGCCTCCGTGACTGGGGCTATGCCAAGGACTATGTGGAGTGTATGTGGCTCATCCTGCAGCAGGACAAGCCTGAGGACTTCGTGATTGCCACGGGTGTGCAGCACAGTGTTCGTGAGTTCACCACGCTGGCCTTCAAGCACGCTGGCATCGAACTGAAGTTCGAGGGTGAGGGTATCAACGAAAAGGGTATCTGCGTGGCCGGTCCTGAGAACCTCATCGGCAAGACCCTCGTGGCTGTCTCAGAAGACTTCTATCGTCCTACGGACGTAGTCAACCTCTGGGGTGACCCCACAAAGGCTAAGGCTAAGTTGAAGTGGAATCCTAGCAAGACATCTTTCGAGGAGCTCGTGAAGATTATGGTGGAACACGACATCGCCAAGGTTGCCGCCGAGGGCGCTGCTGCGAAGGTACGCACAAACTTGGCTGAGTACCTCGAAAAGGGCATCGTGAAGTAA
- a CDS encoding GDP-L-fucose synthase, with product MLSKESKIYVAGHHGLVGSAIWNNLLQRGYTNLVGRSHKELDLTDQVAVKKFFDEEQPEAVVLAAAFVGGIMANSLYRADFIMMNMKIQCNVISEAYAHGVKKLLFLGSTCIYPKNAPQPMKEDCLLTSPLEYTNEEYAIAKIAGLKMCESYNLQYGTNYIAVMPTNLYGPNDNFHLENSHVMPAMMRKVYLAKLIHDGAWDKIAIDLNKRPVEGVTGEGLCEENIENHENNKKSSLSGISMLENRKKALDVLGKYGIFDNKVVLWGTGTPLREFLWSEDMADASVHVLLNVDFKDVIGIEKYSSVHYGAATDGAVDRNHSAGRGGAIPSLGEIRNCHINVGTGKELTIRELSELVVKAVGFEGTVEFDASKPDGTMRKLIDVSKLHSLGWTHKVEIEDGVQKLFDWYKESLQDSGDSQCLAMA from the coding sequence ATGTTAAGTAAAGAAAGTAAGATATATGTGGCAGGTCACCATGGATTGGTGGGCTCTGCCATTTGGAATAATTTGCTTCAACGAGGTTATACAAATCTTGTTGGTAGAAGTCACAAGGAACTGGATTTGACTGACCAGGTGGCAGTGAAGAAGTTCTTTGATGAGGAACAGCCGGAGGCGGTGGTGCTGGCTGCCGCATTTGTCGGTGGCATCATGGCTAATTCGCTGTATCGTGCTGACTTCATCATGATGAACATGAAGATTCAGTGCAACGTGATTTCAGAGGCGTATGCCCATGGCGTAAAGAAGTTGCTGTTCTTGGGTTCGACGTGTATTTATCCGAAGAATGCGCCACAACCCATGAAGGAAGATTGCTTGTTGACAAGTCCCCTTGAGTACACCAACGAGGAGTACGCCATTGCGAAAATCGCTGGCTTGAAGATGTGTGAGAGCTACAACCTGCAGTACGGCACCAACTACATTGCGGTGATGCCGACGAATCTCTATGGCCCCAACGATAACTTCCACTTGGAGAACAGTCACGTGATGCCGGCGATGATGCGCAAGGTGTATCTGGCGAAGCTCATCCACGATGGGGCGTGGGACAAGATTGCGATTGACCTGAACAAGCGTCCTGTTGAGGGTGTTACAGGCGAAGGCCTGTGTGAAGAGAACATCGAAAATCACGAAAATAACAAAAAATCGAGTCTTTCGGGTATTTCGATGTTAGAAAATAGAAAAAAGGCCCTAGATGTTCTTGGTAAGTATGGCATTTTTGACAACAAGGTGGTGTTGTGGGGTACTGGTACGCCATTGCGTGAGTTCCTGTGGTCTGAGGACATGGCTGATGCCTCAGTGCATGTGCTACTGAACGTGGACTTTAAGGATGTGATTGGCATCGAGAAATATTCGTCGGTTCATTACGGTGCTGCAACCGATGGTGCCGTAGATCGTAACCACAGTGCTGGTCGTGGTGGCGCCATTCCGAGTCTTGGTGAGATTCGCAACTGTCACATCAACGTGGGCACAGGTAAGGAACTCACCATCCGTGAACTCTCTGAGCTCGTCGTCAAGGCCGTCGGCTTTGAGGGCACAGTAGAGTTTGATGCATCTAAGCCTGATGGAACCATGCGCAAGCTCATCGATGTCTCGAAGCTGCACAGCCTCGGATGGACGCATAAAGTCGAGATCGAGGATGGTGTCCAGAAACTGTTTGATTGGTACAAGGAATCGCTGCAGGACAGCGGGGACAGTCAGTGTCTCGCGATGGCATGA
- a CDS encoding AbiH family protein, whose amino-acid sequence MGENLLILGNGFDLDLGLHTRYSEFWESDRWDEVKGECPEPYLINSLEKYRVTHNWFDLESGLLEGAKNLKGRIRRTSDVSEYYDSFQILIQELRAYIKQQQESFTPTKNSVAERLLKVIDSRQVFKCIYTFNYTDIAKMSQRFHVSKLPLVQYVHGSLAPNEQIILGIEMEDFSSIPPQLTFLIKSNSPYYRYTNLLRDLNMADHVVFFGHSINGMDFPYFKDYFLQLVEMRIPQEEKRHITIITYDERSAMQIKDNFRANGIDVRSLFNKVALEFIMTKGVYEKNPMECDKLDRLIGDLKS is encoded by the coding sequence ATGGGTGAGAACTTGTTAATCTTAGGTAATGGATTTGATCTTGACCTGGGACTTCATACTCGGTATTCGGAATTCTGGGAAAGCGACAGATGGGATGAGGTGAAGGGAGAATGTCCTGAGCCGTATCTTATCAATTCTCTGGAGAAGTATCGCGTTACTCATAACTGGTTTGATTTAGAGTCGGGTCTGCTTGAGGGTGCTAAAAACTTGAAGGGTAGGATAAGGAGAACTTCCGATGTTTCTGAATATTACGACTCTTTTCAGATTCTGATTCAGGAACTGAGGGCGTATATTAAACAGCAGCAGGAGAGTTTCACTCCGACGAAGAACAGTGTGGCAGAGCGGCTGCTGAAGGTGATTGACTCTAGGCAGGTGTTTAAATGTATCTATACGTTTAACTATACTGACATCGCGAAAATGAGTCAGCGTTTCCATGTGTCTAAGTTGCCTCTTGTTCAATATGTTCATGGCTCGTTAGCCCCGAATGAGCAGATAATCTTGGGAATAGAGATGGAGGATTTTTCTTCAATCCCTCCGCAGTTGACTTTCTTGATAAAGTCTAATAGTCCGTATTATCGCTATACAAATTTGTTGAGGGATCTGAATATGGCTGACCATGTGGTTTTCTTTGGTCATTCTATTAACGGTATGGACTTCCCGTATTTCAAGGATTATTTCTTGCAATTGGTGGAAATGCGAATTCCTCAGGAGGAGAAGCGACATATTACAATCATTACGTACGATGAGCGGTCTGCCATGCAGATTAAGGATAATTTCCGTGCGAATGGTATAGATGTAAGAAGTCTCTTCAATAAGGTTGCTCTGGAGTTTATCATGACGAAGGGGGTATATGAGAAGAATCCCATGGAATGTGATAAACTTGATAGGCTGATTGGGGATTTGAAGTCGTAG